Genomic window (Sphaerodactylus townsendi isolate TG3544 linkage group LG12, MPM_Stown_v2.3, whole genome shotgun sequence):
GTTGAGATTTGGCATTCAGAACTGCCAACTTCCACTAGCAGCTTCTTTGGATGGCAACCTCCATTCAAAATCCTCTCTGAGCGTTTTCTTTTGTCTGGCAGTGTGGATGTGGGTAAGTCCCCCAACATTCCCTACGTCTACATCTTTCACACTGGAGAGGTGCAGAACCTCAAGCCAGTCCAGGTGGTGACCGCCTGCAGCCTGGACATCTACAACTTCCCCTTTGACGTGCAGAACTGTTCCCTCACCTTCACCAGTTGGCTACATAACAGTAGGTGATGGATTGCGTTGTTTTCAGCCTGGGAGGGTCTTGCATGTTAGCCATCATGGAGAAGAGAAGCCAGCTCAGATACCTAAACGGGGAGGGTAAAAATGATCAACtttctggagtccatgccctacaaagagaggcttagggagctgggtacgtttagtctggggcagtgatggcgaaccttttcgagaccgagtgcccaaattgcaacccaaaacccacgtatttatcacaaagtgccaacacagcaatttaacttgaatactgaggttttagtttagaaaaaatggttggctccgaggagtaagcttggtgaagcaaccgtgcaatgcttcgaatgggtgaatcacgaccctagaagggtttactcagaagccagccccattgccagcaactgagcttactcccaggtaaaggatcgtgcccaggccagcctaggtgtgtgtgtgacgaactctgtgcacgcgtgcccacagaaagggctctgagtgccacctctggcacccgtgccataggttcgccaccactggtctggggaaactgctggagaaaaGGATCGCTTGATATGATCCTGCCTAGATAGTTTTTGTTGGGTAGTGCAGCAGACTGTAAGAGCagcagagagccagagtggtgtagtgggtaccgtgtttccccgaaaataagacagtgtcttatattaatttttgctcccaaagatgtgctatgtcttattttcaggggatgtcttatttttctgtgttctgttcatcgggcatgcttccaaacaaaaactttgctacgtcttacttttgggggatgccttatatttcacacttcaataaaacctctactacgtcttattttcaggggatgtcttatattcggggaaacagggtaggagcagatggatcaccagataagagtctgctctcatgtggaagagtaagaatcaaacctggttctccagattagagtctattgctcttaaccactatacaacactgtctGGGGAGAACCAGCAGTGGTGCAAAGATGCCTGTCACCCAATCACGTGGAAATAGGCGTGACGTGAAAAGGGGAGAGATTTCCAGGAGAAGGTGGGTGACATCtttgcttctcttcttcctctctattGTCCCTCAGTCCAAGACATCAATATCTCTCTGTGGCGGTCCCAAGAAGCTGTGAAAACCGACAAGAGAATCTTCAAGAACCAGAGTGAATGGGAACTTCTGTATGTGCTGAGCTATTTCAAGGAGTTTGGAATGGAAGACAACTTCAATGAGAGTTACGCAGAGATGAAGTTCTTTGTAAGGAGCTGTGCTAGACATGCACTTAGTGGGAGgagcaggggggttgggttgagggggagggagggagggacagaattTTTGAGGCAAGGGCAGAGGGTTAGAGGCATCTCCGTTGTGGTGAGGACATTTTAGGGCTGGTGTGGCCACGTGTCGTAACTCTGTGCCCCCAAATTCCCTCAAACAGCCACCTCACTAAATGCAAGTCCAAAGGAAAGtagatatattgtcaaaggctttcatggccggaatcactagggtgttgtgggtttcctgggttgtaggccatgttccagtagcattttctgctgacttttcgcctgtatctgtggctggcatcttttgaagatgatcctctgaagatgccagccacaggtgcaaatgaagcatcaagagaaaatgctactggaacattgCAGCTTTCATACAAACTCCGATAGAGAACCCTGTACAACACCCAAAAGTAGATATACTACTTTTAGGGTCTCTTCTTTCTCAAAACGAGGGCAACACTTTTAATTGATtggttgtgggatttttttttttctgggctgtgtggctgtggtctggtagtttttgctcctgatgttttgcccacctctatggctggcatcttcagaggcatgccagccatagatgcaggtgaaacattaggagcaaaaactaccagaccatggccacacggcccagaaaatccacaataaccagttgattctggttgtgaaagcctttgacaatagatcgTACTTTTTTTAGTGATCCAACCATCAGCAGCTGGGGAGTTTTCCATGGGCAAAGATGGGTGCAAAATGCCAGGACTCCAGATCCCACATCTTGTAGAAGCTTCTTTCTGGCAGTGCAGAAAAAGACGCCTCTTTCCATTTTCTGCCCATTCTTGTGGTGCTAAAACGCAAACAGGGAAGTGTCTCACTGGAAGCAGGAAGGCCCCCTTTTAGGGGAGAAAGGGTTAATCCTGCCagactgctgcccccccccccccagcaaacaaaAGGGATAAATATTTCAGCAGGAAGAGAGAAGTGGACAGCAGTGCCTGTCCCGATGGGATCCATCCTGCCTCCTCCTGCTCAGCCAGGCACCGGGTGCTGTGGAGCTTTTGGCTCATGTCACTTTGGCACAAAGAGCACTAAATGAGCTTTAATGGGTTTgggggccagccagccagccattagCCTTTGTCCCAAGCTGGACCTGCCCCAGCCAAAGGCCTCTGTGCATCTTTGTGCCGGCAGGTGGTCATCCGGAGACGCCCGCTCTTCTATGTCGTCAACCTGCTGCTCCCCAGCATCTTCCTCATGGTGATGGACATCGTGGGCTTCTACCTGCCCCCTGACAGTGGGGAGAGGGTCTCCTTCAAGATCACTCTGCTGCTGGGTTATTCGGTCTTCCTGATCATCGTGACTGACACCTTGCCAGCCACTGCCATCGGCACCCCACTGATTGGTAAGAGTGGGAGTGTGCTGGTGAGCTGGCATAAAGGAGTGAGTGGACAAAGAGGCCAAGGAAATAGGTGGCAACATCCTCCTGGGACAATGTAAGAGATGAACACATCATCTCAGCTAGGTCTGTGAGATCAGCCACACCACAAGGGgactgggaagggaggggcatggctcagtgggaCAGCCTCTGTTTGGCATccaaaaggtcccaagttcaatccccgacatctccagttaaaggggtCCTGCAGTAGATAATTTGAAATACCTCCACCTGagagcctggagagctgctgacagCCTGAGTAGGCAATGCTGCCCTTGATGCACCGAGGGTCTGATTCAGcctaaggcagtttcatgtgttctgGGGAAGGGCTGAGGCTTGGTGGCAGAGCACCTTCTTGGTCAGCCAAAAGTTCTCAGGTCCAATATcagccttgatggaccaatggtcagcAGAAGGcaacttcgtgtgtgtgtgtgtgagagagagagagagtgagacaaTTGCTAAGAGGTGTTGATCATGCTTTTGGATGGTGGATGGAGCCAGCAcaatctaggccagtgatggtgaacctttttgagaccaagtgcccaaacggcaacccaaaacccacttatttatcgcaaagtgccaacacggcaatttaatctgaatactgaggttttagttttaaaaaaatggttagctccaaggcgtgcattactcaagagtaagcttggtggtagttggtggctttgctttgaagcaaccatgcaactctttgaatgggtgaatcacgaccgtaggagggtttactcagaagcaagccacattgccagcaactgagcttactcccaggtaaaggatcgtgctttagttctttgcatgaaaatcagtggggttttacagcgcttaacagggttacctatactgcttccccaaaactaggtcttaggtttaatgctaataattgagcccagcggcccagggcagcctagatgtgggggggggcaatttcccccccacatgatgaactctgtttgtgcgtgcccacagagagggttctgagtgccacctctggcacccgcgccataggttcgccatcactgatctaggcacAAGTGGGATGCCATAAAAGCCACCTGAAGGACATTCAAGGTGTGCCAAAGTAGGGCTGAATCCCAACTCAGGGAAGCTCCATCTGGAGAGCTTTAGGAGAGCCCCCCAGACAGGAGCAATTGGGAGTTCTGACCTTTGGTGAGACCTGAAGGAGGGGGACATGGGGAATGAAGAGCAGCATTGCCATATTGTCCCATGTCTTGAGTTAGCTGAGAAAGGGCCATGATTGATTTCCCTCTTCCAGGGGTCTATTTTGTGGTCTGCATGGCCTTGCTGGTCATCAGCTTGACGGAGACCATCCTCATCGTGCGGCTCGTTCACAAGCAGGATCTTCAGCCTCGCGTCCCCAAGTGGGTGAAGCGCTGGGTGCTGGAGCGAGCCGCCCTCCTGCTGTGCATCAGAGACAGGAGTGCCTCCTGCCTTGTTCGTACTCAGAGCTCTGACATCTCCCGGAATGTGGAGAGCAACGGCAGCACAGGTGAGTGACACACGGAAGCCCCAGTCGATGGCAGGGCACACATCCACTTTGTGTTCACTAGttccatttattattttaaatgttttaagccACCTTTCCACATGACTAGGGTCCATAAAGTGGGAAACAAGAAAAAAGGGCATTACAACATTTGAGAAatcaaaacataattaaaattatGAAATAATTTAATTCGAATGCATTAATAGTGATAGAAGAAAGGCTAGTAACCATTTTTGGGGAATTGGTAGACCAAAATCTtcatctgctggtggaagaccaagaaagggagagagaagaacCTCCCTGCAGAGCGAGTTCCAAGTTTTGGCATCACAGCTGAGAAAGCCCTTTCTCAGACTGCCAGCCTCCTAGGCTCAGACGGCAGCTGCAATAAAAGCAGGGCCTCTGTAAGTTCATAGGGAAGAGGGTGATCATTCAAAGATGTTGGTCCCAGACCAGACAagtctttaaaggtcaacacagCATGTCAAATTGAGCCCACAAACCAACTGGAAGCCAGTATAGATCGAATAATACTAGGTCAAGaacagtggcgttcctacctagggacatggggtaccctttgtccccgggcgccccccatttggtcacgtgggggggcgccaacatttcagggtcgtttgtatgttttttacattttaaagtgttttttcacgttccggcctgcagggggcgcatttttaaggctagcggcaccaaaatttcggggtaccacccagagactgtcctgatgataccacccaaatttggtgatgtttggcggGTACAGCGGGAAGCAAGTTATGGGACTCCCCtgtggggtgccccatcccctacattgttttcaatgggagctaacctgagatggggctacccatttgagggacaataactttagtccctcctgaacataacttcaccaaatcttGGGTGGCATCACTAAGAATTGTTAACAGATGATGTAACCCTCGAAATTTTTggggtcactagctg
Coding sequences:
- the LOC125441428 gene encoding 5-hydroxytryptamine receptor 3A-like isoform X2: MFWIKTSVGSTEKASQEITNVTTSSNNATFYQLSDYLLTNYKKGVRPVKDWRQITTVAIDIMVNAILSVDEKNQVLTIYIWYRQCWIDEFLQWNPEDFDNLTRMSIPTEAIWVPDILINEFVDVGKSPNIPYVYIFHTGEVQNLKPVQVVTACSLDIYNFPFDVQNCSLTFTSWLHNIQDINISLWRSQEAVKTDKRIFKNQSEWELLYVLSYFKEFGMEDNFNESYAEMKFFVVIRRRPLFYVVNLLLPSIFLMVMDIVGFYLPPDSGERVSFKITLLLGYSVFLIIVTDTLPATAIGTPLIGVYFVVCMALLVISLTETILIVRLVHKQDLQPRVPKWVKRWVLERAALLLCIRDRSASCLVRTQSSDISRNVESNGSTAKLNHYSGETMRDYDGSGDGTVPQAQGGGPHVFESILQEIAAIRQFLEKRDEFCNIAREWLQVGYILDVLLFRAYLITVLTYSITLGTLWSIWQYA
- the LOC125441428 gene encoding 5-hydroxytryptamine receptor 3A-like isoform X1; translation: MRQERGKGVRGNSESLFFASGWCEDSCPLPKAPMGPSALLLFLLWLPLAFVLPSKASQEITNVTTSSNNATFYQLSDYLLTNYKKGVRPVKDWRQITTVAIDIMVNAILSVDEKNQVLTIYIWYRQCWIDEFLQWNPEDFDNLTRMSIPTEAIWVPDILINEFVDVGKSPNIPYVYIFHTGEVQNLKPVQVVTACSLDIYNFPFDVQNCSLTFTSWLHNIQDINISLWRSQEAVKTDKRIFKNQSEWELLYVLSYFKEFGMEDNFNESYAEMKFFVVIRRRPLFYVVNLLLPSIFLMVMDIVGFYLPPDSGERVSFKITLLLGYSVFLIIVTDTLPATAIGTPLIGVYFVVCMALLVISLTETILIVRLVHKQDLQPRVPKWVKRWVLERAALLLCIRDRSASCLVRTQSSDISRNVESNGSTAKLNHYSGETMRDYDGSGDGTVPQAQGGGPHVFESILQEIAAIRQFLEKRDEFCNIAREWLQVGYILDVLLFRAYLITVLTYSITLGTLWSIWQYA